The proteins below come from a single Streptomyces spongiicola genomic window:
- a CDS encoding ABC transporter ATP-binding protein — translation MSDVLELVDVSVVRGGRALVDDVSWSVKEGERWVILGPNGAGKTTLLNLASSYLFPTTGTATILGDRLGGVDVFELRPRIGMAGIAMADKLPKRQTVLQTVLTAAYGMTATWHEDYDAVDEQRARAFLDRLGMSGYLDRTFGTLSEGERKRTLIARAMMIDPELLLLDEPAAGLDLGGREDLVRRLGRLARDPYAPSMIMVTHHVEEIAPGFTHVLMIRQGRVLTAGPMETELTSRNLSLCFGLPLLVERNDERWTARGLPLS, via the coding sequence ATGAGCGATGTACTGGAGCTGGTGGACGTATCCGTGGTCCGCGGAGGACGTGCTCTGGTGGACGACGTCTCCTGGTCGGTCAAGGAGGGCGAGCGCTGGGTGATCCTCGGCCCGAACGGCGCCGGCAAGACCACCCTCCTCAACCTCGCCTCCAGTTACCTGTTCCCCACCACCGGCACCGCCACCATCCTCGGCGACCGGCTCGGCGGCGTCGACGTCTTCGAGCTCCGCCCCCGCATCGGCATGGCCGGCATCGCCATGGCCGACAAGCTCCCCAAGCGCCAGACCGTCCTGCAGACCGTCCTCACCGCCGCGTACGGCATGACCGCCACCTGGCACGAGGACTACGACGCCGTCGACGAGCAGCGCGCCCGGGCCTTCCTCGACCGCCTCGGCATGTCCGGTTACCTGGACCGCACGTTCGGCACCCTGTCCGAGGGCGAGCGCAAGCGCACGCTCATCGCCCGCGCGATGATGATCGATCCCGAACTGCTGCTGCTCGACGAGCCCGCCGCCGGCCTCGACCTCGGCGGCCGCGAGGACCTGGTCCGCCGCCTCGGCCGGCTCGCCCGCGATCCGTACGCCCCCTCCATGATCATGGTGACCCACCACGTCGAGGAGATCGCGCCGGGCTTCACCCACGTTCTGATGATCCGTCAGGGGAGGGTGCTCACCGCGGGCCCGATGGAGACCGAGCTGACCTCCCGCAACCTCTCCCTCTGCTTCGGGCTCCCGCTCCTCGTCGAGCGCAACGACGAGCGCTGGACCGCCCGGGGGCTGCCGCTCTCCTGA
- a CDS encoding chaplin yields MKNLKKALAVSVVAGGIVAAGAGVASATSAHADGHATHSPGVGSGNLIQAPIHVPVNAVGNTVNVIGVLNPAFGNTGVNG; encoded by the coding sequence GTGAAGAACCTGAAGAAGGCCCTCGCCGTCTCCGTGGTCGCCGGCGGCATCGTCGCCGCAGGCGCCGGAGTCGCGTCCGCCACCAGCGCGCACGCGGACGGCCACGCCACGCACTCCCCGGGCGTCGGCTCCGGCAACCTGATCCAGGCGCCGATCCACGTCCCGGTCAACGCCGTCGGCAACACGGTCAACGTCATCGGCGTCCTGAACCCGGCCTTCGGCAACACGGGCGTCAACGGCTGA
- a CDS encoding GAF domain-containing sensor histidine kinase yields MSHRPSSGLAAVSTALLAMSRHLEVRDVLKTIVASARELLGAEYAALGVPDDHGGFAQFVVDGVSDEQWRAIGPLPRQHGILAAMLRDAGTERLADVRKDPRFGGWPAAHPEMADFLGLPVRDGDETIGALFLANKRCPKPEGVCGFTEEDEELLSILAQHAAIALTNARLYERSRELTIAEERSRLAHELHDAVSQKLFSLRLTAQAAARLVDRDPGRAKGELQQVAALAAEAADELRAAVVELRPAALDEDGLAETLRTQVQVLDRAHSAHVTFDSRGVRALPAAQEEALLRVAQEALHNALRHSGAPRVAVSLARRGRGAVLSVTDDGSGFEPGAVRTAGRHLGLVSMRDRASGVGGRLTVESAPGMGTTVEMEVPGG; encoded by the coding sequence ATGAGCCATCGACCGAGTTCCGGCCTGGCCGCCGTGAGCACCGCGCTGCTCGCGATGAGCAGGCACCTCGAGGTCCGCGACGTCCTCAAGACGATCGTCGCGTCGGCTCGCGAGCTGCTCGGCGCGGAGTACGCGGCGCTCGGCGTCCCGGACGACCACGGGGGCTTCGCCCAGTTCGTCGTCGACGGCGTCAGCGACGAGCAGTGGCGGGCGATCGGGCCGCTCCCGCGCCAGCACGGCATCCTCGCCGCGATGCTGAGGGACGCCGGGACCGAGCGGCTCGCGGACGTGCGCAAGGACCCCCGCTTCGGGGGCTGGCCCGCCGCCCATCCCGAGATGGCCGACTTCCTGGGCCTGCCCGTCAGGGACGGCGACGAGACGATCGGAGCGCTTTTCCTCGCCAACAAGCGGTGCCCCAAGCCCGAGGGCGTGTGCGGGTTCACCGAGGAGGACGAGGAGTTGCTGTCGATCCTCGCGCAGCACGCGGCCATCGCCCTCACCAACGCCCGGCTGTACGAGCGCAGCCGTGAACTCACCATCGCCGAGGAGCGCTCCCGCCTCGCGCACGAACTCCACGACGCCGTCAGCCAGAAGCTGTTCTCCCTCCGGCTGACCGCACAGGCCGCGGCCCGCCTGGTGGACCGCGACCCGGGCCGGGCCAAGGGCGAGCTGCAGCAGGTGGCCGCGCTCGCCGCCGAGGCCGCCGACGAACTGCGTGCCGCGGTCGTCGAACTGCGCCCCGCCGCCCTGGACGAGGACGGCCTGGCCGAGACCCTCCGCACCCAGGTCCAGGTACTCGACCGCGCCCACAGCGCCCATGTCACCTTCGACAGCCGCGGGGTCCGCGCCCTGCCCGCCGCCCAGGAGGAGGCCCTGCTCCGGGTCGCCCAGGAGGCCCTGCACAACGCGCTGCGGCACTCGGGCGCGCCACGGGTCGCGGTCAGCCTCGCCCGCCGCGGCCGGGGCGCGGTCCTCAGCGTCACCGACGACGGCAGCGGCTTCGAGCCCGGGGCGGTCCGCACGGCCGGTCGCCACCTCGGCCTGGTCTCCATGCGCGACCGGGCGAGCGGGGTCGGCGGAAGACTCACGGTGGAATCGGCGCCCGGCATGGGCACCACGGTCGAGATGGAGGTCCCCGGTGGCTGA
- a CDS encoding SDR family NAD(P)-dependent oxidoreductase → MPVAIITGASKGLGYALGAALARRGWDLVLDARTAPVLEASAGELRRYGTRVAAVPGDVTDPGHRAGLVSAARELGGSLDLLVSNASALGAEPLVRLEELRLDALRAALETNAVAALGLVQEALPLLRAGAPGAVVAVSSDAATGAYETWGGYGASKAALDRLAAVLAVEEPELRVWAVDPGDMRTDLYAAAVPGDDGPRPAPDEVVPGFLRLLDERPPSGRYSAAVPAAGR, encoded by the coding sequence ATGCCGGTCGCGATCATCACGGGGGCTTCGAAGGGGCTCGGGTACGCGCTGGGGGCCGCGCTCGCGCGGCGCGGCTGGGATCTGGTGCTGGACGCGCGGACGGCACCGGTCCTGGAGGCGTCGGCCGGGGAGCTGCGCCGGTACGGGACGCGGGTGGCGGCGGTGCCCGGGGACGTCACCGACCCGGGGCACCGCGCCGGGCTGGTGTCCGCGGCCCGCGAACTGGGCGGTTCCCTCGATCTGCTGGTCAGCAACGCCAGTGCGCTGGGTGCCGAGCCGCTGGTGCGGCTGGAGGAGTTGCGGCTGGACGCTCTGCGGGCGGCCCTGGAGACCAATGCGGTGGCGGCGCTGGGGCTGGTACAGGAGGCGCTTCCGCTGCTGCGTGCCGGTGCGCCGGGCGCGGTGGTCGCGGTCTCGTCGGACGCCGCGACCGGTGCGTACGAGACCTGGGGCGGTTACGGGGCGTCGAAGGCCGCGCTCGACCGGCTTGCGGCCGTGCTGGCGGTGGAGGAGCCGGAGCTGCGGGTGTGGGCGGTCGACCCGGGCGACATGCGCACGGATCTGTACGCGGCGGCGGTGCCGGGCGACGACGGCCCGAGGCCCGCGCCGGACGAGGTGGTGCCGGGGTTCCTCCGGCTGCTGGACGAGCGGCCGCCGAGCGGCCGCTACTCCGCCGCGGTGCCGGCGGCCGGGCGATGA
- a CDS encoding MFS transporter: protein MTATTHPVRTVPSARRRWTVLAVCCLSMFLVGLDTTIVNVGLPAIGRGLDVGTRGLEWIVDAYTLVLAGLLISSGALADRFGRRRVFQCGLAVFGAASLLCALAPSAGVLVAARALQGVGASMLSPVALAIVVNAMPDPRERAQAIGIWASVFGLSLAAGPVTGGALLAALDWRALFWINAPVIAAALLLSAVFVPESRAPRARRLDLPGQVLLAVVLAVTVGVLIEGPRIGWTSPAALAGYACAAVATAGFVWVESRRREPLMDLRLFGNPAFSGAVVGAVSVFVALGTTLLLSTLYLQQTRQWTPLAAGSATLPLAVGATVCAPWSGRMVGRTGPRLPLLLAGGFLTAGGLCLVGLTPHTDVRVLLAAYALIGIGFGFANAPITNAAVNGLPPARAGVAGAITSTARQLGSALGIALAGGLVTAAGPAELAHASRPGWILVATCGVVLLLVAQVSRPKDAAAGRASHRPR from the coding sequence GTGACCGCGACGACACACCCCGTCCGTACCGTGCCGAGTGCGCGCAGACGCTGGACCGTACTGGCCGTCTGCTGCCTGAGCATGTTCCTGGTGGGCCTGGACACCACCATCGTCAATGTGGGGCTGCCGGCCATCGGGCGCGGCCTGGACGTCGGCACCCGCGGTCTCGAATGGATCGTGGACGCCTACACCCTCGTCCTGGCCGGTCTGCTGATCTCCTCCGGCGCACTGGCGGACCGCTTCGGACGCCGCCGGGTGTTCCAGTGCGGGCTGGCCGTGTTCGGCGCGGCCTCACTGCTGTGCGCGCTCGCCCCGTCGGCGGGAGTGCTCGTCGCGGCCCGCGCCCTGCAGGGCGTCGGAGCCTCGATGCTCAGCCCCGTGGCGCTCGCGATCGTGGTGAACGCGATGCCGGACCCCAGGGAACGGGCGCAGGCGATCGGCATCTGGGCGTCGGTGTTCGGGCTGAGCCTGGCGGCCGGTCCCGTGACGGGCGGCGCGCTGCTCGCAGCGCTCGACTGGCGGGCGCTGTTCTGGATCAACGCGCCCGTCATCGCGGCCGCCCTGCTGCTCAGCGCGGTGTTCGTGCCGGAGTCCCGGGCACCGCGGGCCCGGCGGCTCGACCTGCCGGGCCAGGTCCTGCTGGCCGTGGTCCTCGCCGTCACGGTCGGCGTCCTGATCGAAGGGCCGCGCATCGGCTGGACGTCGCCCGCGGCACTGGCGGGGTACGCATGCGCTGCCGTGGCGACAGCCGGATTCGTGTGGGTCGAGTCGCGCCGGCGCGAGCCGCTGATGGATCTGCGGCTCTTCGGGAACCCGGCGTTCAGCGGTGCCGTCGTGGGCGCGGTGTCGGTCTTCGTCGCCCTCGGCACGACACTGCTGCTCAGCACCCTCTACCTGCAGCAGACCCGGCAGTGGACGCCGCTGGCCGCCGGATCGGCGACCTTGCCCCTGGCCGTCGGCGCGACCGTCTGCGCCCCCTGGTCCGGCCGGATGGTCGGCCGCACGGGCCCGAGGCTGCCGCTGCTCCTCGCCGGTGGATTCCTCACGGCCGGCGGGCTCTGCCTGGTCGGGCTCACCCCGCACACCGACGTGCGCGTGCTGCTGGCCGCGTACGCGCTCATCGGCATCGGGTTCGGATTCGCCAACGCCCCGATCACCAACGCCGCGGTCAACGGACTGCCACCCGCCCGTGCCGGGGTGGCCGGGGCGATCACCTCCACCGCGCGGCAGCTCGGCTCCGCCCTCGGCATCGCTCTCGCCGGCGGCCTGGTCACGGCCGCCGGGCCGGCGGAGCTGGCACACGCGTCCCGCCCCGGCTGGATCCTCGTCGCCACCTGCGGCGTGGTGCTCCTCCTCGTCGCCCAGGTGTCGCGGCCGAAGGACGCCGCCGCGGGCCGCGCCTCCCACCGGCCCCGGTGA
- a CDS encoding response regulator → MAERESGDPARPGGGAAPAEGRAIRVLLVDDHQVVRRGLRTFLEVQDGIEVVGEAGDGDEGVARAGELLPDVVLMDVRMPGTDGIEALRKLRALDSAAKVLVVTSFTERRTVVPALRAGASGYVYKDVDPDALAAAIRSVHAGHVLLQPEVAGVLLAQDEPGGGQGRGTSLTEREREVLGLIADGRSNREIARTLVLSEKTVKTHVSNILMKLDLVDRTQAALWAVRHGLSG, encoded by the coding sequence GTGGCTGAGCGGGAGAGCGGAGACCCGGCGCGTCCGGGCGGCGGGGCGGCGCCGGCGGAGGGGCGGGCGATCCGCGTGCTGCTGGTGGACGACCACCAGGTGGTGCGCAGGGGGCTGCGCACCTTCCTCGAGGTGCAGGACGGCATTGAGGTCGTCGGCGAGGCGGGGGACGGGGACGAGGGAGTGGCCCGCGCCGGGGAACTGCTGCCCGACGTCGTGCTGATGGACGTGCGGATGCCCGGCACCGACGGGATCGAGGCGCTGCGCAAGCTGCGCGCGCTCGACAGCGCCGCGAAGGTGCTGGTCGTCACGAGTTTCACCGAGCGGCGCACGGTCGTGCCCGCGCTGCGCGCCGGCGCCTCGGGCTATGTGTACAAGGACGTCGACCCCGACGCGCTCGCCGCGGCGATCCGCTCCGTGCACGCGGGGCATGTGCTCCTCCAGCCGGAGGTGGCGGGCGTGCTGCTGGCCCAGGACGAGCCGGGCGGCGGGCAGGGGAGGGGCACCTCGCTCACCGAGCGGGAGCGGGAGGTGCTCGGGCTCATCGCCGACGGCCGCTCCAACCGGGAGATCGCCCGGACCCTGGTCCTGTCCGAGAAGACGGTGAAGACCCATGTGTCGAACATCCTGATGAAGCTCGATCTCGTGGACCGCACCCAGGCGGCGCTCTGGGCCGTCCGGCATGGCCTCTCCGGCTGA
- a CDS encoding transglycosylase SLT domain-containing protein, with protein sequence MSASRTPGSRRMSKTHKFSIAGIAAAGASALAFSLVPGSAVAGTGTQAAPASEVTWSAAVDPAKAAALQTGIAEQNAFTAAQAKAVAAKAKAVAAEAEAAANAKTAQVKAAAQAKAVAAKAEAAAKGRALEQAASRAAARKPVYANNLDGWIREALDIMKKHNIPGTYHGIYKNVMRESSGNPRAINNWDINAANGVPSKGLLQVIKPTFDAYHVPGTAKDQYDPVANIVAACNYAADRYGSIDNVNSAY encoded by the coding sequence ATGTCCGCGTCCCGCACCCCCGGCTCCCGCCGCATGTCCAAGACCCACAAGTTCTCGATCGCCGGTATCGCCGCCGCAGGCGCCTCCGCCCTCGCGTTCTCGCTCGTCCCGGGCAGCGCCGTCGCCGGTACCGGGACGCAGGCCGCACCGGCCTCCGAGGTCACCTGGTCCGCGGCCGTCGACCCCGCCAAGGCCGCCGCTCTGCAGACCGGCATCGCCGAGCAGAACGCCTTCACCGCGGCCCAGGCCAAGGCGGTCGCCGCCAAGGCCAAGGCGGTCGCCGCCGAGGCCGAGGCCGCCGCGAACGCCAAGACCGCCCAGGTCAAGGCCGCCGCCCAGGCGAAGGCGGTCGCCGCCAAGGCCGAGGCCGCCGCCAAGGGGCGCGCCCTGGAGCAGGCCGCCAGCCGCGCCGCCGCCCGCAAGCCGGTCTACGCCAACAACCTGGACGGCTGGATCCGCGAGGCCCTGGACATCATGAAGAAGCACAACATCCCGGGCACCTACCACGGCATCTACAAGAACGTGATGCGTGAGTCGAGCGGCAACCCCCGCGCGATCAACAACTGGGACATCAACGCCGCCAACGGTGTCCCGTCGAAGGGCCTGCTCCAGGTCATCAAGCCGACCTTCGACGCCTACCACGTCCCCGGCACCGCCAAGGACCAGTACGACCCGGTGGCCAACATCGTCGCCGCCTGCAACTACGCGGCCGACCGCTACGGCTCGATCGACAACGTCAACAGCGCCTACTGA
- a CDS encoding helix-turn-helix domain-containing protein — translation MTTGSRDGGHGHGEGRQGDGTELARILDGIGPRLRGLRRERGLTLEALAATTGISVSTLSRVESGKRRPTLDLLIPLARAHRVALDQLVAAPPSGDPRVHLRPLHRERGSVLVPLTQYPGRVQVFKQVLAPRPPEPVVHEGYEWLYVLAGRLRLILGSEEFTLRPGEVAEFDTTEPHWFGPADATSVEILHLFGPRGDQAVMRAGPSTPAPHGPEDEGRLHQARFSDTGPSLE, via the coding sequence ATGACCACGGGATCCAGGGACGGCGGGCACGGGCACGGGGAAGGCCGGCAGGGGGACGGAACGGAGCTGGCGCGGATTCTCGACGGCATCGGGCCCCGGTTGCGCGGGCTGCGCCGGGAACGGGGGCTCACGCTCGAGGCACTCGCCGCGACGACCGGCATCTCGGTCAGCACGCTGTCCCGGGTGGAGTCGGGCAAGCGGCGCCCGACTCTGGACCTGCTCATCCCGCTGGCACGGGCGCACCGCGTCGCACTCGACCAGCTGGTGGCGGCACCGCCCAGCGGTGACCCCCGGGTGCACCTGCGGCCCCTTCACCGGGAGCGCGGGAGCGTCCTCGTGCCCCTGACGCAGTACCCGGGCCGAGTGCAGGTCTTCAAGCAGGTACTGGCCCCCCGCCCGCCGGAACCGGTCGTCCACGAGGGATACGAATGGCTCTACGTCCTCGCCGGTCGGCTGCGCCTCATCCTCGGGTCCGAGGAGTTCACACTGCGGCCCGGCGAAGTGGCCGAGTTCGACACCACCGAGCCCCACTGGTTCGGCCCCGCGGACGCGACCAGCGTGGAGATCCTGCACCTGTTCGGTCCGCGAGGAGACCAGGCCGTCATGCGCGCCGGACCGTCCACGCCGGCGCCCCACGGCCCGGAGGACGAGGGCCGCCTTCACCAGGCCCGGTTTTCGGATACGGGACCGTCCCTGGAATAG
- a CDS encoding S-adenosylmethionine:tRNA ribosyltransferase-isomerase, which yields MNVLEALRVPDGLSARVPAEERGAGRDDVRLMVSRGTAVAHHAFRELPGLLRAGDVLVVNTSATLPAAVNARLGGERLVVHFSTRGDAGPSGAASEGGLWAVELRSPDGAGSTLPRAGGPAGARIRLPGGGVLVPREPLVEGSPRLWWAVVSVDVPTLLARYGRPIRYRYTERDQPLSAYRTVFALPAPDGSGSAEMPSAARPFTEGLVAELVRRGVRFAPVTLHTGVASAEAHEPPYPERFEVPAATAWLVNAARAGRRADGGAGRGGDGSGGRDGCEGGGGRIVAVGTTAVRALESAAGPDGAVRAAAGWTDLVVTPARGVRVVEGLLTGLHEPAASHLLMLEAVAGREALTRSYTEALRHRYLWHEFGDVHLLLPSEDTH from the coding sequence ATGAACGTGCTGGAGGCCCTGCGGGTGCCGGACGGGCTGTCGGCGCGGGTCCCGGCGGAGGAGCGCGGGGCGGGACGGGACGACGTGCGGCTGATGGTGTCGCGCGGCACGGCCGTGGCGCACCACGCGTTCCGCGAGCTGCCCGGGCTGCTGCGGGCCGGGGACGTGCTGGTGGTGAACACCTCGGCGACCCTGCCCGCGGCGGTGAACGCGCGGCTGGGCGGGGAGCGCCTGGTCGTCCACTTCTCCACGCGGGGTGACGCGGGGCCCTCCGGGGCGGCCTCGGAGGGCGGGCTGTGGGCGGTGGAGCTGCGGTCGCCGGACGGGGCGGGCAGCACGCTGCCGAGGGCGGGAGGCCCGGCGGGGGCGCGCATACGGCTGCCCGGGGGCGGGGTGCTCGTGCCGCGGGAGCCGCTGGTCGAGGGCTCACCCCGGCTGTGGTGGGCGGTGGTGTCGGTGGACGTGCCCACGCTGCTGGCACGCTACGGCCGGCCGATCCGGTACCGCTACACCGAGCGGGACCAGCCGCTCTCCGCGTATCGGACGGTGTTCGCCCTGCCGGCGCCGGACGGGTCCGGCTCGGCCGAGATGCCGAGCGCGGCGCGCCCCTTCACCGAGGGCCTGGTGGCGGAGCTGGTGCGGCGGGGGGTGCGGTTCGCCCCGGTCACGCTGCACACGGGGGTGGCTTCGGCGGAGGCGCACGAGCCGCCCTACCCGGAGCGCTTCGAGGTGCCGGCGGCCACGGCGTGGCTGGTGAACGCGGCCCGTGCGGGCCGGCGGGCCGACGGGGGCGCGGGCAGGGGCGGAGACGGGAGCGGGGGCCGGGACGGGTGCGAGGGCGGGGGCGGTCGGATCGTGGCGGTCGGCACGACGGCGGTGCGTGCGCTGGAGTCGGCGGCCGGGCCGGACGGCGCGGTGCGTGCGGCGGCGGGCTGGACGGATCTCGTCGTCACACCCGCGCGGGGGGTTCGCGTGGTGGAGGGCCTGCTGACCGGCCTGCACGAGCCCGCGGCCTCCCATCTGCTGATGCTCGAGGCGGTCGCCGGACGCGAGGCGCTCACCCGCAGCTACACGGAGGCGCTGCGGCACCGCTACCTCTGGCACGAGTTCGGCGACGTCCATCTCCTCCTCCCGAGCGAGGACACTCACTGA
- a CDS encoding FHA domain-containing protein produces MPELVLELNGRTWTLDPSRSYTLGRDPQGDVVIDDARVSWRHATISRSGRSWFLEDHGSTNGTYVQGRRVHRLELGPGSAVHLGNATDGPRLSLSGVEAGAYSAHGAAPQQAGTAPSGQQGPAHPAYQDPAHQDPAHQDPAHQGWARQQAQQAQQAQRRRPSAAEVPHQQGPRGHQAREAPSGPAGAPPAHGDRSPTTFHQLSLGRVVRIGRALENDLVVSDLQVSRHHAEFHVTPDGRFEIRDLGSHNGTYVNGQPLAKSGTALIGPNDTVGVGHSTFRLVGDRLEEFVDTGEVTFSARHLTVTVDGGKEILGDVSFGVPEKSLIAVIGPSGSGKSTLLKALTGYRPADRGDVLYDNRNLYKHFAELRQRIGLVPQDDILHKELTVMKALTYAAKLRFPADTTAAEREARVDEVLRELKLDLHKGKKVTSLSGGQRKRVSVALELLTKPSLIFLDEPTSGLDPGMDRDVMQLLRGLADDGRTVLVVTHSVAELALCDKLLVMAPGGSVAYFGPPEEALNFFGYETWADVFSAFENYRDYDWAGRWKGSQHFQVYAADIDAVAAQSVHMPPPQAMRPPKPQGWFSQLGTLMRRYVSVISSDRGFLALSVLVPSVIGAVSLLIDLDKGMLPNGVNPQTGRIVPNGTATTVLLILAAGACFAGAANSIRELIKERVIYERERATGLSRSAYLMSKVIVLGMITVFQGALVGAIGFAAREIPEEGLVLGSATLLELSLPIMALGFASMMFGLVISALVKTAEKAMPLLVMFAVVQLVFTGCLFTLNGTIGVNEFSYLMPSRWAVAAAGATLDLNRIRPDQDDPGNTDPLWDHEAGAWGLDMAALLALGALCGFLVARFLRRHEPEVMRK; encoded by the coding sequence GTGCCGGAACTCGTACTGGAATTGAACGGAAGGACTTGGACCCTCGATCCGTCCAGGTCGTACACCCTGGGGCGGGACCCTCAGGGTGACGTGGTGATCGACGACGCCCGGGTGTCGTGGCGGCACGCCACGATCAGCCGGAGCGGACGGAGTTGGTTCCTCGAAGACCACGGCAGCACCAACGGCACGTATGTGCAGGGCCGGCGTGTCCACCGGCTGGAGCTCGGCCCCGGCTCCGCGGTGCACCTCGGCAACGCCACCGACGGCCCGCGGCTGAGCCTGTCCGGCGTCGAGGCCGGCGCGTACAGCGCACACGGAGCCGCTCCGCAGCAGGCCGGTACCGCCCCGTCGGGGCAGCAGGGCCCCGCCCACCCCGCCTACCAGGACCCCGCCCACCAGGACCCCGCCCACCAGGACCCCGCCCACCAGGGCTGGGCTCGGCAGCAGGCGCAGCAGGCGCAGCAGGCGCAGCGGCGGCGGCCGTCCGCCGCCGAGGTGCCGCACCAGCAGGGTCCCCGCGGCCACCAGGCCCGTGAAGCGCCGTCCGGCCCCGCGGGAGCCCCGCCGGCGCACGGCGACCGCAGCCCCACCACGTTCCACCAGCTGTCCCTTGGCCGGGTGGTGCGCATCGGCCGTGCGCTGGAGAACGACCTGGTGGTCTCCGACCTCCAGGTCTCCCGCCACCACGCCGAGTTCCACGTGACGCCCGACGGCCGTTTCGAGATCCGCGACCTCGGCTCGCACAACGGCACCTACGTCAACGGCCAGCCGCTCGCCAAGTCCGGCACCGCGCTCATCGGCCCGAACGACACCGTCGGCGTCGGCCACTCCACGTTCCGCCTCGTCGGCGACCGCCTGGAGGAGTTCGTCGACACCGGCGAGGTGACCTTCTCCGCCCGTCATCTCACCGTCACGGTCGACGGCGGCAAGGAGATCCTCGGGGACGTCTCCTTCGGCGTCCCGGAGAAGTCGCTCATCGCGGTCATCGGCCCCTCCGGGTCCGGGAAGTCGACCCTGCTCAAGGCCCTCACCGGCTACCGCCCCGCCGACCGGGGCGATGTGCTCTACGACAACCGGAACCTGTACAAGCACTTCGCCGAGCTGCGCCAGCGCATCGGTCTGGTCCCGCAGGACGACATCCTGCACAAGGAGCTGACCGTCATGAAGGCCCTCACCTACGCGGCCAAGCTGCGATTCCCGGCGGACACCACGGCGGCCGAGCGCGAGGCCCGCGTCGACGAGGTCCTGCGCGAGCTGAAGCTCGACCTCCACAAGGGCAAGAAGGTCACCTCCCTCTCCGGGGGCCAGCGCAAGCGCGTCTCCGTCGCCCTGGAACTGCTGACCAAGCCGTCGCTGATCTTCCTGGACGAGCCGACCTCCGGCCTCGACCCGGGCATGGACCGCGACGTCATGCAGTTGCTGCGCGGCCTCGCCGACGACGGACGCACCGTCCTGGTGGTCACCCACTCGGTGGCCGAGCTGGCACTGTGCGACAAGCTGCTGGTGATGGCGCCGGGCGGCTCGGTGGCGTACTTCGGGCCGCCGGAGGAGGCGCTGAACTTCTTCGGCTACGAGACCTGGGCCGATGTGTTCTCCGCCTTCGAGAACTACCGCGACTACGACTGGGCGGGCCGCTGGAAGGGCTCGCAGCACTTCCAGGTGTACGCCGCGGACATCGACGCCGTCGCCGCCCAGTCGGTGCACATGCCGCCTCCCCAGGCGATGCGGCCGCCGAAGCCCCAGGGGTGGTTCTCCCAGCTCGGCACCCTGATGCGGCGCTATGTCTCGGTGATCTCCTCCGACCGGGGCTTCCTCGCGCTGTCGGTGCTCGTGCCCTCGGTCATCGGCGCGGTGAGCCTGCTCATCGATCTGGACAAGGGGATGCTGCCCAACGGCGTGAACCCGCAGACCGGCAGGATCGTCCCGAACGGCACGGCCACCACGGTGCTGCTGATCCTCGCGGCCGGCGCCTGCTTCGCCGGCGCCGCCAACTCGATCCGCGAGCTGATCAAGGAACGGGTGATCTACGAGCGGGAGCGGGCGACCGGCCTGTCACGCTCCGCGTATCTGATGTCCAAGGTGATCGTCCTCGGCATGATCACCGTGTTCCAGGGCGCCCTGGTCGGCGCCATCGGCTTCGCCGCCCGGGAGATCCCCGAGGAGGGGCTGGTCCTCGGCTCGGCCACGCTCCTGGAACTCTCGCTGCCGATCATGGCGCTCGGCTTCGCCTCGATGATGTTCGGCCTGGTCATCTCGGCGCTGGTGAAGACCGCCGAGAAGGCCATGCCGCTGCTGGTGATGTTCGCGGTCGTCCAGCTCGTGTTCACCGGCTGCCTGTTCACCCTCAACGGCACCATCGGCGTGAACGAGTTCTCGTATCTGATGCCGTCCCGCTGGGCGGTCGCCGCGGCCGGCGCCACCCTGGACCTCAACAGGATCAGGCCCGACCAGGACGACCCCGGCAACACCGACCCGCTCTGGGACCACGAGGCCGGGGCCTGGGGCCTGGACATGGCGGCGCTGCTGGCGCTCGGCGCGCTGTGCGGCTTCCTCGTGGCCCGCTTCCTGCGCCGCCATGAGCCGGAGGTCATGCGCAAGTAG